From a single Calothrix sp. NIES-2098 genomic region:
- the fabZ gene encoding (3R)-hydroxymyristoyl-[acyl carrier protein] dehydratase: protein MTTLTDADTIKAQSTLEPKKTFSIEEIQNLLPHRYPFLLVDKIIDYVPGKLAVGVKNVTINEPQFQGHFPGRPLMPGVLIVEAMAQVGGIVLTQLPDYEAGGLFVFAGIDKVRFRRQVVPGDQLILTVELLWVKQRRFGKMQGRAEVDGQIAAEGELMFSLVN from the coding sequence ATGACAACCCTCACTGACGCCGATACCATTAAAGCTCAAAGCACGCTAGAACCGAAAAAAACCTTCTCAATTGAAGAAATTCAAAATCTCTTGCCCCACCGCTACCCGTTTTTACTGGTAGACAAAATTATCGACTATGTTCCAGGAAAACTAGCAGTTGGTGTGAAAAACGTCACCATCAACGAACCACAATTTCAAGGTCATTTCCCAGGAAGGCCACTGATGCCAGGAGTGCTAATTGTTGAAGCAATGGCACAAGTAGGCGGCATAGTCCTGACACAACTACCAGATTATGAAGCAGGTGGACTGTTCGTGTTTGCTGGTATCGATAAAGTCCGCTTTCGTCGCCAAGTCGTCCCAGGAGATCAGCTGATCCTGACGGTGGAACTGTTGTGGGTAAAACAACGTCGTTTCGGTAAAATGCAAGGTCGTGCTGAAGTTGACGGTCAGATAGCTGCTGAAGGCGAATTAATGTTTTCTTTAGTAAACTAA
- a CDS encoding UDP-3-0-acyl N-acetylglucosamine deacetylase gives MNNTNRKQHTIAAPIAQTGVGLHSGVSTQVRILPAEVGSGRYFVRVDLPNSPIIPAQVAAVSQTLLSTQLGKGEACIRTVEHLLAALTAMGVDNARIEIDGPEVPLLDGSARIWAESIAQVGWRSQSKTDTEVPPAIQEPIWIYEGDTFVAAIPAPETRFSYGIDFDLPAIGNQWHSWSPSADLEKASASFATEIAPARTFGLLHQIEHLQQSGLIKGGSLENALVCGPDGWLNPPLRFANEPVRHKILDLVGDLSLLGNLPRAHFLAYKASHNLHIQLAQRILSLGL, from the coding sequence ATGAACAATACCAACCGCAAACAACACACAATCGCTGCGCCAATCGCTCAAACTGGAGTGGGGCTGCATAGCGGTGTGAGTACCCAAGTTCGGATATTACCAGCAGAGGTGGGTAGCGGGCGCTACTTTGTGCGAGTAGATTTACCAAATTCGCCCATTATTCCAGCGCAAGTGGCAGCAGTTAGTCAAACTCTGCTTTCAACCCAGCTGGGTAAAGGTGAGGCGTGTATCCGTACCGTAGAGCATTTATTAGCTGCTCTGACGGCTATGGGTGTAGATAACGCTCGAATTGAAATTGATGGCCCGGAAGTACCGCTACTAGATGGTTCGGCGCGGATATGGGCAGAAAGCATCGCTCAAGTTGGCTGGCGATCGCAATCCAAAACTGACACTGAAGTACCCCCAGCTATTCAAGAGCCAATTTGGATTTATGAGGGCGATACTTTTGTGGCTGCTATCCCCGCGCCAGAAACCCGTTTTAGTTATGGTATTGACTTCGATCTGCCTGCTATTGGTAATCAATGGCACAGTTGGTCGCCAAGTGCCGACTTGGAAAAAGCTTCTGCTAGCTTTGCTACAGAGATTGCTCCTGCCCGTACCTTTGGTTTGTTGCATCAAATCGAACATTTGCAGCAATCTGGCTTAATTAAGGGTGGTAGCTTAGAGAATGCTCTTGTCTGCGGCCCTGATGGCTGGTTAAATCCACCATTAAGATTTGCAAATGAGCCAGTACGTCATAAAATCTTGGATTTAGTAGGAGATTTGAGTTTACTAGGAAATCTTCCTCGTGCTCACTTCTTAGCGTATAAGGCCAGCCACAATTTACATATTCAACTGGCACAAAGGATTTTAAGTTTAGGGCTTTAG